A region from the Lepus europaeus isolate LE1 unplaced genomic scaffold, mLepTim1.pri SCAFFOLD_359, whole genome shotgun sequence genome encodes:
- the LOC133754976 gene encoding MLV-related proviral Env polyprotein-like, with protein sequence METTTHPRPPQDKILLLLVLSFSVVAVRSSPHIPHQITWQIINLRTGATVNSSTAFDVLSNFFPDMYFDLCLLFDTEDVCVGRGGTYVCPGGKNGKPLPGCGGPEVGYCGVWGCETTGSAYWSPSSSWDMITIRAAPGITFSECGGRDCSTCLDGTLGRCHLQILRFTDKGKQDKWVGPKSWGIYLHRPAKDPFALFALSRTVTVASVSIGPNKLFTKQKRPPPVPFKKEKSRGQVLVRNRPTQTSADNRSSLTPLTPAFSNKPVVTTPPLPGSASTPLPGAENRLLSLIDGAYHALNSSDPNRTQDCWMCLASPPPYYEGVAVIGNWTKHTTVPPRCSSLPSHWLTLMEVTGRGLCVGSVPPRYQGLYNKTMTLKPGAYYLTGPDGLYWACNTGLTPCLAGQAHNQTHEWCVMVEIWPRVTLPSSEEVYQHYEGNLRFRREPVSITLALILGGLTVGGIGAGIGTGVTALQKTNQFHLLQQAMHSDLRALEESFSALEKSLTSLSEVVLQNRRGLDLVFLKEGGLCAALKEECCFYVDHTGVVRDNMAKLRERLKQRESYFKTGQSWFQGWFNSSPWLTTLISSIAGPL encoded by the coding sequence ATGGAGACGACAACGCACCCAAGACCCCCTCAAGATAAGATCCTTCTACTCTTGGTACTCTCTTTTAGCGTGGTAGCAGTAAGATCAAGCCCCCATATCCCTCATCAAATTACCTGGCAAATTATCAATTTAAGAACCGGAGCAACTGTCAACAGCTCCACTGCTTTTGATGTTCTTAGTAATTTCTTTCCAGATATGTATTTTGACCTCTGTCTACTTTTTGATACTGAGGATGTATGTGTAGGGAGGGGAGGGACCTATGTTTGTCCCGGGGGgaagaatggaaaacctctcccagGTTGCGGGGGCCCCGAGGTGGGGTACTGTGGAGTatggggatgtgaaaccactggAAGCGCATACTGGAGCCCCTCCTCTTCATGGGACATGATTACTATCAGGGCGGCTCCAGGTATAACGTTTAGCGAATGTGGGGGAAGGGACTGTAGTACTTGTTTGGATGGGACGTTGGGTAGGTGCCACCTCCAGATCCTTCGcttcacagataagggaaaacaggACAAATGGGTGGGGCCTAAATCATGGGGCATCTACTTGCATAGACCGGCTAAAGATCCCTTTGCTCTATTCGCCTTGAGCCGGACGGTTACTGTCGCATCCGTATCAATTGGGCCAAACAAACTattcacaaaacaaaaaaggccaCCCCCTGtaccttttaaaaaggaaaaatcccGTGGGCAAGTGCTTGTTAGGAATCGGCCCACTCAGACGTCTGCCGACAATCGGTCCAGTCTGACTCCCTTAACACCCGCCTTTTCAAATAAGCCTGTGGTAACCACGCCTCCTCTGCCCGGTTCTGCATCTACCCCTTTACCCGGGGCAGAGAATAGGCTCCTCAGCCTAATAGATGGGGCCTACCATGCACTAAATAGTTCTGACCCCAATAGAACCCAGGATTGCTGGATGTGCCttgcctcacctcccccttattatgagggagtgGCCGTCATTGGAAATTGGACCAAACATACTACTGTCCCTCCCCGGTGCTCTAGTTTGCCATCTCACTGGCTGACTCTTATGGAAGTAACAGGACGGGGGCTTTGTGTAGGTTCCGTTCCCCCTCGATACCAGGGCCTCTATAACAAAACCATGACCCTCAAACCAGGCGCCTATTATTTAACAGGGCCAGATGGGTTATATTGGGCATGTAATACTGGCCTGACCCCCTGCCTGGCAGGACAagctcataatcaaactcatgaaTGGTGCGTCATGGTTGAAATATGGCCTCGGGTCACGTTGCCTAGCTCTGAAGAAGTCTACCAACACTATGAAGGAAATCTCCGGTTCCGTAGGGAACCCGTATCCATAACGCTAGCTCTTATATTAGGAGGACTCACAGTTGGGGGTATTGGggcaggcataggtaccggagTTACTGCTCTACAAAAGACAAATCAATTTCACCTGCTACAGCaagctatgcattcagatttacGAGCCTTAGAAGAATCTTTTAGTGCCTTGGAAAAATCCTTAACTTCACTTTCTGAGgtagtattacaaaatagaagGGGGCTGGATTTGGTATTTCTAAAGGAGGGGGGACTTTGTGCAGCCTTAAAGGAAGAGTGTTGTTTTTATGTGGATCACACTGGAGTGGTCAGAGATAAcatggcaaaattaagggaaagatTAAAACAGCGGGAGAGCTATTTTAAGACAGGACAGTCATGGTTCCAGGGCTGGTTTAACTCATCCCCTTGGCTTACAACTTTGATTTCCTCTATCGCAGGGCCCTTG